In one Candidatus Nealsonbacteria bacterium genomic region, the following are encoded:
- the rsmH gene encoding 16S rRNA (cytosine(1402)-N(4))-methyltransferase RsmH has protein sequence MHTPVLKKEVLEYLDPRPNENFIDCTGGEGGHTFAIIEMNFPKGKVLAMDKDSRNISKIGEGAKNQGFSERIILFNDNYSNVNKAVKKSKIDKFSGILFDLGYSSWHIDESGRGFSFRKKEKLDMRYDEKDEITAWEIVNSWPKPEIEKILKDYGEERFFRSITQGIIDQRKKEKINTTFDLVKVIESSVPGSYRRKKIHCATKTFQALRITVNRELENVKLALPQAIEVLEGGGRIVVISFHSLEDRIIKNFFKEKALEGKLKILTKRPVIAGEEERNNNPRSRSAKLRVAIKL, from the coding sequence ATGCATACGCCGGTTCTTAAAAAAGAAGTTTTAGAATACCTAGACCCTAGACCTAATGAAAACTTTATTGATTGTACCGGAGGAGAAGGTGGTCACACCTTTGCGATAATAGAGATGAATTTTCCCAAGGGTAAAGTTCTAGCAATGGATAAGGATAGCAGAAATATTTCAAAGATAGGAGAAGGTGCAAAGAATCAAGGATTTAGTGAGAGGATAATATTATTTAATGATAATTATTCCAATGTTAATAAGGCAGTTAAAAAGAGCAAGATAGATAAATTTTCAGGAATATTATTTGATCTAGGGTATTCAAGTTGGCATATTGATGAGAGCGGAAGAGGATTTTCATTTAGAAAGAAGGAGAAGCTGGATATGAGATACGATGAGAAAGATGAGATAACGGCTTGGGAAATAGTTAATTCTTGGCCAAAGCCGGAAATTGAAAAGATATTGAAGGATTATGGAGAAGAAAGATTTTTTAGATCTATTACCCAGGGAATTATAGATCAAAGGAAAAAAGAGAAAATAAATACAACATTTGATTTAGTGAAGGTAATTGAGAGTTCGGTTCCCGGTTCTTACAGAAGAAAAAAGATTCATTGTGCGACCAAAACTTTTCAAGCCTTAAGGATCACAGTAAACAGAGAGCTTGAGAATGTTAAATTAGCCTTGCCTCAAGCAATAGAAGTCTTAGAAGGAGGAGGAAGGATAGTGGTCATATCATTTCATTCCCTTGAAGACCGAATCATAAAGAATTTCTTTAAAGAGAAAGCATTGGAAGGAAAGTTGAAAATATTGACTAAAAGACCGGTTATTGCCGGTGAAGAAGAAAGAAATAATAATCCAAGATCAAGGTCGGCAAAATTAAGAGTAGCAATAAAATTATGA
- the recR gene encoding recombination mediator RecR has translation MTLRPRSIQKLIEIFSKFPTIGPRTADRFSTYIINLSDEEINDLVKSIEDVRKKIKTCSFCFNHFEISSEEDSLCGICLNPSRNRKILCIVEKENDLLSIEQTKKYKGLYFILGGTLSPLKKAIVKKIRTQELNQTLKDSPFEEVIIATNFTPEGETTALYLERLIKPHKIKTTRLARGLPTGGELEYIDDETLGSALEGRK, from the coding sequence ATGACTCTACGTCCCAGATCAATACAAAAATTAATTGAGATATTCTCAAAATTCCCAACGATCGGCCCTAGGACAGCAGATCGTTTTTCAACTTATATAATCAATCTTTCTGATGAAGAAATAAATGATTTAGTAAAAAGTATAGAAGATGTAAGAAAAAAGATAAAAACTTGTAGCTTTTGCTTTAATCATTTTGAAATATCATCTGAAGAAGATAGTCTATGCGGTATCTGCCTGAACCCTTCCAGGAATAGAAAAATTTTATGCATTGTTGAGAAAGAAAATGATCTCCTTTCAATTGAGCAAACTAAAAAATATAAAGGACTATACTTCATACTCGGTGGAACTCTTTCACCGCTTAAAAAGGCAATTGTTAAGAAAATCAGAACTCAAGAATTAAATCAGACCCTAAAAGATTCGCCCTTTGAAGAGGTAATTATTGCAACTAACTTTACTCCTGAAGGGGAAACGACCGCCCTATATCTAGAAAGACTGATAAAACCTCATAAAATAAAAACCACCCGCTTAGCTAGAGGCCTTCCAACGGGTGGAGAACTAGAATATATAGATGACGAAACTCTTGGATCTGCTCTTGAGGGAAGAAAATAA
- a CDS encoding DNA recombination protein RmuC yields the protein MGDYTYLILVNVLFLVLLLAMVVLFLRKSRIDYNQSQEIRDLERRITDLMIGQLNEIRGSVDYTSKSMYDQVSSFTEETVRIIEGLKQVQATVSDISSFQDIFKKPQLRGQWGEASLNHLLGEYFPEDFYKIQYSFSSGEQVDAILKLPNDRLLPIDAKFPFDNFEKMMKAESKEEKDIFRKKFIEDVKFKIKDISSKYILPSEGTLDRALMYIPAEAVFYEVMFNLKEEDIASYALKNKVIVTSPNTIYLTLKTIIDWLRDVQLSKQTQDILKRLERIQEDSNKLVDDFRKTGSHLRNAVSSYENAEKRLSLLSQRVGRIIEGPGNLKKLKNNEEKYDSSSD from the coding sequence ATGGGTGATTATACTTATTTGATCCTTGTTAATGTGCTATTTTTAGTCTTGCTTCTTGCGATGGTAGTTTTGTTTTTAAGAAAGTCAAGAATAGATTATAATCAAAGTCAAGAAATAAGGGACTTAGAAAGAAGGATAACTGACCTAATGATTGGTCAATTAAATGAAATAAGGGGTAGTGTTGACTATACTTCAAAGAGTATGTACGACCAAGTCTCTTCATTTACCGAAGAAACAGTAAGAATAATAGAGGGATTAAAACAGGTACAAGCGACAGTAAGTGATATTTCATCTTTTCAGGATATCTTTAAGAAACCTCAGTTAAGAGGGCAGTGGGGAGAAGCCTCTTTAAATCATCTTTTAGGAGAATATTTCCCGGAAGACTTTTATAAAATACAATATTCTTTTTCTAGCGGAGAGCAGGTGGATGCTATATTAAAACTTCCCAACGATAGATTGCTTCCGATTGATGCTAAGTTTCCTTTTGATAACTTTGAAAAAATGATGAAAGCAGAGTCAAAGGAGGAAAAAGATATTTTTAGAAAGAAGTTCATTGAAGATGTTAAGTTTAAGATAAAAGATATCTCTTCGAAATATATTCTTCCTTCAGAAGGAACTCTTGATAGGGCACTAATGTATATTCCAGCGGAAGCAGTGTTCTATGAAGTAATGTTCAATTTAAAAGAAGAGGATATTGCAAGCTATGCTTTAAAGAATAAAGTGATTGTGACTTCTCCCAATACCATTTATTTGACTTTAAAAACGATAATAGATTGGTTAAGAGATGTTCAGCTTTCAAAGCAAACTCAAGATATTCTTAAAAGACTTGAGAGAATTCAAGAGGATTCAAACAAGTTAGTGGATGATTTCAGAAAGACCGGTTCTCATTTGAGAAATGCCGTATCAAGTTATGAGAATGCAGAGAAAAGACTTTCTTTGCTCTCTCAAAGAGTTGGAAGGATAATAGAAGGGCCTGGAAATTTAAAAAAGTTAAAAAATAACGAAGAAAAATATGATTCAAGCAGTGATTAG
- a CDS encoding sodium:calcium antiporter, translating to MLILHIFIFLLSCLFLVLSAKWFIDSLTGIAKCLGWKEFVVAFFTVSLGAVAPEFFIGISSAINDIPELAFGNIIGQNIFLLSFTIGVCALVLKGGIEVESKTVRSGSTFAIIAAILPLILILDGNLSRSDGFILLSFFIAFIFWLFSKKERFRKIYEGAEEQKGLCAVFKNFGGLILGLVLIVISAEGIVRSSIIFSDILGISLPMIGILIVAVGVGLPETYFSVMLAKKGQSWMILGGLMGAIAMSSTLVLGLVAIINPINLDLAEIPSLVVARVFLLICALLYLFFVRSGKKISTKEGIILLSIYISFVVLEILIK from the coding sequence ATGTTGATTCTTCATATATTTATCTTTCTTCTGTCTTGCTTATTCTTAGTTCTTTCAGCTAAGTGGTTTATTGATTCTTTAACTGGTATTGCTAAATGTTTGGGTTGGAAAGAATTTGTTGTTGCTTTTTTTACAGTTTCTTTGGGTGCAGTAGCGCCGGAATTTTTTATTGGAATTAGTTCAGCCATTAATGATATTCCCGAACTTGCATTTGGTAATATTATAGGCCAGAACATATTTCTTTTAAGTTTTACCATTGGAGTCTGTGCCTTGGTTCTAAAGGGTGGGATAGAGGTTGAGAGTAAAACCGTAAGATCTGGATCGACTTTTGCAATAATCGCAGCCATATTGCCCCTCATTCTAATTTTAGATGGAAATCTTTCTAGGTCTGATGGATTTATTCTTTTATCCTTTTTCATTGCCTTTATATTTTGGCTTTTTTCAAAGAAAGAGCGATTTAGAAAAATTTATGAGGGAGCTGAAGAACAAAAGGGGCTATGCGCTGTTTTTAAGAACTTTGGAGGGTTGATTTTGGGATTAGTTCTTATCGTTATTAGCGCTGAAGGTATAGTTAGGTCATCAATTATTTTTTCTGATATTTTAGGAATTTCACTTCCAATGATTGGAATTCTTATTGTAGCAGTTGGAGTAGGACTGCCTGAAACATACTTTTCTGTAATGTTAGCTAAAAAGGGTCAGTCTTGGATGATATTAGGTGGTCTGATGGGAGCGATTGCAATGTCTTCTACTTTAGTTTTAGGCTTAGTGGCTATAATTAATCCTATTAATCTTGATCTAGCAGAGATTCCATCTCTTGTTGTGGCAAGGGTATTTCTTCTTATTTGTGCATTGCTTTATCTCTTTTTTGTTAGAAGTGGAAAGAAGATATCAACCAAAGAAGGAATTATATTGTTATCAATCTATATATCTTTTGTTGTTCTTGAAATTTTGATTAAATAG
- the cysS gene encoding cysteine--tRNA ligase, with protein sequence MIKLYNTLTRKEEVFEPIKKDEVTLYSCGPTVYWYAHIGNLRAYIFVDILKKTLEYNEYKVKHVINITDVGHLTSDEDTGEDKLEKGAKRENKTVWEVAEYYTKAFQTNLKQLNIKDPSIWTKVTDYIPEQIDIIKKLEEKGFTYIIEDGVYFDTSKLNNYGKLWGSDKVELKAGARVEMVDGKKNITDFALWKFSPKNEKRQMEWESPWGIGFPGWHTECVAMAAKELGVPIDIHTGGIDHIQIHHTNELAQSDAIYNKELANFWLHNEFLILKTKKMSKSKGEILRVETLIEKNINPLAYRYLCLGAHYRSELAFSWESIENAQNSLYSLYSKVKNLDQREGFSTEKIDQYKKEFLDSINHDLDTPKALALLWKILKSSELNDNEKYVLALEFDKIFGLKLDQLEKDEEAPEEIKKLSKKREKYRKNKDWQKADEVREEIEKLGYIVEDAGSDAIIKKRPR encoded by the coding sequence ATGATTAAGTTATATAACACCCTAACTAGAAAAGAGGAAGTATTTGAGCCCATTAAAAAAGATGAGGTCACACTGTACTCTTGTGGACCAACTGTCTACTGGTATGCTCATATCGGAAATTTAAGAGCATATATCTTTGTAGATATTTTAAAAAAGACTCTTGAATACAATGAGTATAAAGTAAAACACGTCATAAATATTACTGATGTTGGTCATTTGACCTCAGATGAAGATACTGGAGAGGATAAGTTAGAAAAAGGAGCTAAAAGAGAAAATAAAACGGTGTGGGAAGTGGCAGAGTATTACACCAAAGCTTTTCAAACAAACTTAAAACAACTCAATATAAAGGACCCTTCAATCTGGACTAAAGTCACTGACTATATCCCTGAACAAATAGATATTATCAAAAAGCTGGAAGAAAAAGGTTTTACATATATCATTGAAGATGGGGTCTACTTTGATACCTCAAAACTTAATAATTATGGAAAACTCTGGGGTAGCGATAAAGTTGAATTAAAGGCTGGAGCGAGGGTTGAAATGGTAGATGGAAAAAAGAATATAACTGACTTTGCTCTATGGAAGTTCAGCCCAAAAAACGAAAAAAGACAAATGGAATGGGAATCCCCTTGGGGCATAGGTTTTCCGGGATGGCATACTGAATGTGTTGCAATGGCAGCCAAAGAACTGGGGGTACCAATTGATATTCATACCGGAGGAATAGATCATATACAAATCCACCATACCAATGAGCTTGCCCAATCAGATGCTATATACAACAAGGAATTAGCTAACTTCTGGCTACATAATGAATTCTTGATTCTAAAAACTAAAAAAATGTCAAAATCTAAAGGTGAAATCCTTAGAGTTGAGACGTTAATTGAAAAAAACATCAATCCCCTTGCTTACCGATATTTGTGCCTTGGAGCACATTATCGGTCAGAACTAGCTTTTAGCTGGGAATCTATTGAAAATGCCCAGAACAGCCTTTATTCCCTCTATAGTAAGGTAAAAAACTTAGATCAAAGAGAAGGGTTTTCAACTGAAAAGATTGATCAATACAAAAAAGAATTCCTGGATAGTATAAATCATGACCTTGATACACCTAAGGCTTTGGCTCTTCTTTGGAAAATACTTAAATCAAGCGAACTTAACGATAATGAGAAATATGTCTTAGCTCTTGAATTTGATAAAATCTTTGGATTAAAGTTGGATCAATTAGAAAAAGATGAAGAAGCGCCAGAAGAGATAAAGAAATTATCAAAAAAGAGAGAGAAATACCGCAAGAATAAAGATTGGCAAAAAGCTGATGAAGTAAGGGAAGAAATAGAAAAATTAGGATATATAGTAGAAGATGCCGGAAGTGATGCTATTATTAAAAAAAGACCTCGTTGA
- a CDS encoding DUF11 domain-containing protein: MKKNEKISLKLGLVLALLFSLFIGNLSVFAGTGGISPSVTTHSATIDLSIKKYVRSITRNTAWQESVIVSPNELISFSITVTSTGNQTLKDVNIINVLPKRITYVGNLKVDGVLVSGGGKDGLKIGDLLSGTTKVITFDARVNSEEEFGIGSTNLISSTSAASGSLIKNDTAGVFVTKGIVAGAATMVATGITNNKLIDFIFLPFLATLILFLLFRKHLVVLSDWLEQRKVSVHDTVAKKKLEKIRSQLKAKGGLN; this comes from the coding sequence ATGAAAAAAAATGAAAAAATAAGTTTAAAGCTAGGTTTGGTATTAGCCCTGCTCTTTTCCCTGTTTATTGGGAATTTGAGTGTCTTTGCTGGAACTGGCGGTATCTCACCATCAGTTACCACTCACAGTGCTACTATTGATCTATCAATCAAGAAATATGTGAGAAGTATTACTAGAAATACCGCTTGGCAAGAATCAGTAATTGTATCTCCTAATGAATTAATATCATTCTCTATTACAGTTACATCAACAGGTAATCAAACATTAAAGGATGTTAATATAATTAACGTCTTGCCTAAAAGAATCACTTACGTAGGAAATTTAAAAGTTGATGGAGTTTTGGTATCAGGCGGCGGTAAGGACGGACTGAAAATAGGTGACCTTTTATCGGGAACAACAAAAGTTATCACTTTTGATGCCAGAGTTAATTCAGAAGAAGAATTCGGTATTGGTTCTACAAATCTAATTAGTAGCACAAGTGCTGCTAGTGGAAGTTTAATTAAAAATGATACTGCTGGAGTTTTTGTAACCAAGGGAATTGTAGCCGGTGCTGCAACTATGGTGGCAACAGGTATTACCAACAACAAGCTGATAGACTTCATCTTCCTTCCATTTCTTGCTACCTTAATTCTTTTCCTTTTATTTAGAAAACATCTTGTTGTTCTAAGTGATTGGTTAGAGCAAAGAAAAGTATCAGTTCATGATACTGTAGCCAAAAAGAAGCTTGAGAAGATAAGATCTCAGTTGAAGGCGAAAGGGGGATTAAACTAG
- a CDS encoding penicillin-binding protein 2 — translation MIKSRPNFLLSILILFSFVILFRLAQFQIVDNDYWRAIARGQQRQFLQTQGERGKIFATDRNNNLHLVATNRSWEYVYISPGDIWRGGGDPEEISQRLGEILGIESASILQRINKRDSLYELLKVRLTPQEVREIREANFPGVYIRKDLLRYYPHDEFASHVIGFVGGEGSGQYGVENYYNSVLTGSKRYQEVDRSASGVISRIFSPSSDKGEDLILTIDYNIQFMAEKLLEEAQEKLNIEGGTIIVSDPHDGRILAMANLPKFNLNEYQKESDFRTFKNSAIQTIFEPGSIFKSITLAIALEEGKITPETTYQDQGFVQIGGFTIRNFGRRTWGNINMTKMLERSINTGAIFAQRLVGHDVFKYYLDKFELFKPTGIDLQGEVYSSNLSFKRGYEVNYANASFGQGIEFTSIQILKAFSALANGGRLVNPHVVYRGDSVEQGERVISNKTSSQITSMMISVTENGSAKSARIPGYYVAGKTGTAQVSWAALGQSRRGYSDKTIQNFVGYAPALDPVFIIIVKLHNPSTKTAEFSAAPIFRELGKYILNYYQIPPER, via the coding sequence ATGATTAAGTCCAGACCAAATTTCTTGTTATCAATCTTAATTCTTTTTAGTTTTGTCATTCTTTTTAGATTAGCTCAATTTCAGATAGTTGATAATGATTATTGGAGGGCTATAGCTAGGGGTCAACAAAGGCAGTTTTTACAAACTCAAGGAGAGAGGGGTAAAATATTCGCGACTGATAGAAATAATAATCTTCATCTAGTAGCTACTAATAGGAGTTGGGAATATGTCTATATTTCCCCCGGTGATATATGGAGAGGGGGTGGGGATCCTGAAGAAATTTCTCAAAGGTTGGGGGAAATTTTAGGAATAGAAAGTGCTTCAATACTTCAAAGAATAAATAAAAGAGATAGTTTATACGAGTTATTAAAAGTTCGATTAACCCCACAAGAAGTAAGAGAAATTAGAGAAGCTAATTTCCCCGGAGTTTATATCAGGAAAGATCTTTTGAGGTATTACCCTCATGATGAATTTGCATCACATGTTATCGGATTCGTTGGAGGAGAGGGTTCCGGTCAGTACGGAGTAGAAAACTATTACAACAGCGTTTTGACGGGATCTAAGCGGTACCAAGAGGTTGATAGATCAGCGAGCGGAGTAATCAGCAGAATTTTTAGTCCATCATCTGATAAAGGTGAGGATTTAATTCTGACCATTGATTATAATATACAGTTTATGGCGGAAAAATTACTAGAAGAAGCTCAGGAAAAATTAAATATAGAAGGAGGCACGATAATAGTTAGTGATCCTCATGATGGTAGAATATTAGCCATGGCTAATTTACCTAAATTTAACTTAAATGAATATCAAAAAGAAAGCGATTTTAGAACATTTAAAAATTCGGCCATACAAACTATCTTTGAACCAGGATCAATATTTAAATCAATAACGTTAGCCATTGCCCTAGAAGAAGGCAAAATAACTCCAGAAACAACTTACCAAGACCAAGGATTTGTTCAGATAGGTGGATTTACTATTCGTAATTTTGGCCGAAGAACTTGGGGTAATATTAATATGACAAAGATGTTGGAAAGATCGATTAATACCGGCGCCATTTTTGCCCAACGTTTAGTTGGGCATGATGTCTTTAAATATTATTTGGATAAATTTGAACTATTTAAACCTACCGGAATAGATCTTCAGGGAGAGGTCTATTCATCAAATTTGAGTTTTAAACGAGGCTATGAGGTTAATTATGCCAATGCCTCATTTGGTCAGGGAATAGAATTTACTTCAATTCAAATACTTAAAGCCTTTTCAGCGTTAGCTAATGGCGGTAGATTGGTTAATCCCCATGTTGTTTATCGAGGTGATTCTGTAGAGCAAGGAGAGAGAGTTATTTCTAACAAAACATCTTCTCAAATTACATCAATGATGATTAGTGTGACTGAAAATGGTTCCGCAAAGAGCGCTCGAATACCAGGTTATTACGTGGCTGGAAAAACTGGAACTGCTCAGGTTTCTTGGGCAGCTCTTGGTCAATCTAGGCGAGGTTATTCTGATAAGACTATACAAAATTTTGTTGGATATGCTCCAGCCCTTGATCCTGTTTTTATAATAATTGTTAAATTACATAATCCTAGCACCAAAACTGCTGAATTTTCGGCAGCACCTATTTTTAGGGAATTAGGTAAGTATATCTTGAATTATTATCAAATACCCCCAGAAAGATAA
- the mraZ gene encoding division/cell wall cluster transcriptional repressor MraZ — MFIGEYTYSIDDKKRLALPVKFRGLLGKKAVITRGLDQCLFIFSTKEWESLAEKINKLPLSQADVRGFSRLMLGGAMEVSIDSSGRVLVPDYLKKYANLSKKVSLVGVLNRVELWDEETWEKYKGKTEKEGENIAERLKELGI, encoded by the coding sequence ATGTTTATAGGAGAATACACATATTCAATAGATGATAAAAAGAGATTGGCTCTGCCTGTTAAATTTCGTGGTCTGTTAGGGAAAAAAGCAGTAATTACCAGAGGACTTGATCAATGTTTATTTATCTTTTCGACTAAGGAATGGGAATCTTTAGCGGAGAAGATAAACAAGCTTCCTTTGTCCCAAGCTGATGTTAGAGGATTTTCAAGATTGATGCTAGGTGGAGCAATGGAAGTTAGCATTGATAGCTCAGGAAGAGTTTTGGTACCCGATTATCTTAAGAAGTATGCGAACTTATCAAAGAAAGTATCCTTAGTTGGTGTATTGAATAGAGTTGAATTATGGGATGAGGAGACTTGGGAAAAATATAAAGGAAAAACAGAGAAAGAGGGTGAGAATATTGCAGAGAGATTGAAAGAATTAGGAATATAG
- the rplU gene encoding 50S ribosomal protein L21, whose amino-acid sequence MQAVIRTGGKQYIVLPGQKIKIEKLDIEEGKDVSFDEVLLVRDGEDVKVGTPLVEGAKVTGKVLAHDKRDKVIIFKYKSKKRSRVKKGHRQPFCEVEITEIKVK is encoded by the coding sequence ATTCAAGCAGTGATTAGAACCGGAGGAAAACAATACATTGTTTTGCCTGGGCAAAAAATAAAAATCGAAAAACTGGATATTGAAGAGGGGAAGGATGTTTCTTTTGATGAAGTCCTTCTTGTAAGAGACGGAGAAGATGTTAAGGTAGGAACTCCTTTGGTTGAGGGAGCCAAAGTAACTGGAAAGGTTTTAGCCCATGATAAGAGGGACAAAGTAATTATCTTTAAGTATAAGTCTAAGAAAAGATCTAGAGTTAAGAAAGGACACAGACAACCTTTTTGTGAAGTTGAGATTACCGAGATTAAAGTTAAGTAG
- a CDS encoding sortase: MDQNKRYDDKIINREKSKNIWKFFLLIFIFNVILLNWNDISWIFNHRVAPKGIQALLQSQSQEKEEPVEYFERENSIDIAAINITAPIVLSQGISDRDFEIALNKGVTHFPGSALPGEDGVLILLGHSAPLGWPKINYDWIFSNLEKLNVGDQIDIYFNQRLFVYTITEKVFLEVGEDISSSSLNKPEIMLLSCWPPGKNIKRIGIRGVLTK; this comes from the coding sequence ATGGATCAGAATAAGAGATACGACGATAAAATAATTAATCGTGAAAAATCAAAGAATATTTGGAAGTTTTTTTTATTGATATTCATTTTTAATGTGATTCTCTTGAATTGGAATGATATATCTTGGATTTTTAATCATAGAGTTGCCCCAAAGGGAATACAGGCGTTACTCCAATCACAATCTCAAGAAAAAGAAGAGCCGGTTGAATATTTTGAAAGAGAAAATTCTATTGATATAGCGGCTATTAATATTACTGCTCCAATAGTTTTATCTCAAGGAATTAGCGATCGAGATTTTGAGATAGCCCTTAATAAGGGAGTTACTCATTTTCCTGGATCGGCTCTTCCCGGAGAAGATGGAGTTTTGATATTATTAGGTCATTCTGCGCCTTTAGGCTGGCCTAAAATTAACTACGATTGGATTTTTAGTAATCTTGAAAAGTTAAACGTAGGGGATCAAATAGATATATACTTCAATCAAAGACTTTTTGTCTATACAATAACTGAAAAAGTATTTTTAGAAGTTGGAGAAGATATTTCATCATCTTCATTGAATAAACCTGAAATTATGCTTTTAAGCTGTTGGCCTCCGGGTAAAAATATTAAGAGGATAGGGATAAGAGGTGTATTGACAAAATAA
- the dnaB gene encoding replicative DNA helicase has protein sequence MSQNQYKLPPQNVEAEHSLLGSLMIDKNAIVKVVDFLKARDFYKRNHQDIYSAILTLFERREPIDLLSVSSLLKERGQFESTGGSTYLSELVNSVPTASHVTNYAKIVQKKRILRDLIESSQEIGSLAYEGSDGEVDNILDFAERKIFSISEHSMSQSFVLVKDSLEETFERIDKLSKFEGSIRGVPTGFHRLDNMLSGFQKSDLVILAARPSLGKSSLAFNAVLNAAINQKASVGIFSLEMSRDQVVDRFISSIANIDLWRLRTGQLSESGDDNDFQRIQRALSILSETKIYVDDSATSDILQMRAMARRLQADKGLDLLVVDYLQLMDSGRNNYESMVQQMSQISRSLKGLAKELNIPVLALSQLSRAVEQRTPQIPRLSDLRESGCLAGDTLIHLSDTGELVAIKDLVGHTDVPIYSMNEDYRVVASKMSKIFPTGKKMIYRLKTRSGKKIKASANHPFWKVSGWTRLDELKVGDHIATPKRLDIKSSENNMTKADIFWDEIVSIEPLSVEEVYDATVPGLHNFVANGIIVENSIEQDADVVLFIHREDKYRPESSRKNIADIIIAKHRNGPVGKVELFFDEKTASFKNMETHYEDQE, from the coding sequence ATGAGTCAAAACCAATATAAATTACCACCACAAAACGTAGAAGCTGAGCATTCATTGCTTGGGTCTTTAATGATAGATAAAAACGCTATCGTTAAAGTGGTTGATTTTCTTAAAGCTAGGGATTTCTACAAGAGAAACCACCAAGATATATACTCGGCAATTCTAACTCTTTTTGAAAGAAGAGAGCCTATAGATTTACTTTCTGTTTCTTCTTTATTAAAAGAGCGAGGACAATTTGAATCTACTGGAGGTAGTACTTACCTTTCTGAATTAGTTAATTCTGTTCCAACTGCAAGCCATGTTACAAACTATGCCAAGATAGTCCAGAAGAAAAGAATTTTAAGAGACCTTATTGAATCCAGTCAGGAAATTGGATCACTGGCCTATGAGGGTTCAGATGGAGAAGTAGATAACATCCTTGATTTTGCTGAAAGAAAAATATTTAGCATCTCAGAGCATTCAATGAGTCAGAGCTTTGTTTTAGTAAAAGATAGCCTTGAAGAAACTTTTGAACGAATTGATAAGCTTTCCAAGTTTGAAGGATCAATAAGAGGAGTTCCAACTGGATTTCACAGACTGGATAATATGCTTTCAGGGTTTCAAAAATCAGATCTCGTTATCTTAGCAGCACGACCATCCCTTGGTAAATCATCTCTCGCTTTTAATGCTGTTCTTAATGCAGCCATTAATCAAAAAGCTTCAGTTGGCATTTTTAGCCTTGAGATGTCCCGAGATCAAGTCGTTGATAGATTCATTTCATCCATAGCAAATATTGATCTTTGGAGATTAAGAACCGGACAATTATCAGAGAGTGGTGACGATAATGATTTTCAAAGAATACAACGCGCCCTAAGCATTCTTTCTGAAACTAAAATATATGTAGATGATTCTGCAACTTCCGATATACTTCAAATGAGAGCAATGGCTAGAAGACTTCAGGCTGATAAAGGTCTTGATCTTCTTGTTGTTGACTATCTTCAACTAATGGATTCAGGAAGAAATAATTATGAATCAATGGTTCAACAAATGAGCCAAATTTCCAGATCATTAAAAGGACTAGCTAAAGAATTAAATATTCCGGTACTGGCGCTATCTCAATTATCAAGAGCAGTTGAACAAAGAACCCCTCAAATACCAAGACTTTCCGACTTAAGAGAGTCCGGATGTCTTGCGGGAGATACGCTCATTCATCTATCCGACACGGGAGAACTTGTTGCGATAAAAGATTTGGTTGGGCATACCGATGTGCCGATTTACAGCATGAATGAAGATTACCGCGTGGTCGCCAGTAAGATGTCAAAAATATTCCCGACCGGCAAAAAAATGATTTACAGACTAAAAACTAGGAGCGGAAAAAAAATCAAGGCTTCCGCCAATCATCCCTTCTGGAAAGTGAGCGGATGGACTCGACTTGATGAGCTTAAAGTAGGAGATCATATCGCCACCCCCAAAAGGTTGGATATTAAAAGCTCGGAAAATAATATGACTAAAGCCGACATTTTCTGGGATGAAATAGTTTCCATTGAACCTCTTAGTGTTGAAGAGGTTTACGATGCCACAGTACCAGGTCTGCATAATTTCGTTGCTAATGGCATTATCGTTGAAAATTCCATTGAACAAGATGCAGATGTGGTCCTTTTCATTCATAGAGAAGATAAGTATCGCCCTGAATCCTCAAGAAAAAATATCGCTGATATTATTATTGCCAAACACAGAAATGGTCCGGTTGGAAAAGTAGAGCTATTCTTTGATGAGAAAACAGCCAGTTTTAAAAATATGGAAACACATTACGAAGACCAAGAATAA